From the genome of Halictus rubicundus isolate RS-2024b chromosome 2, iyHalRubi1_principal, whole genome shotgun sequence, one region includes:
- the LOC143365503 gene encoding putative E3 ubiquitin-protein ligase RNF144A isoform X1 — translation MCIASTKHEPGMPSLHSLVVRRAPLMDMGTATSSVTSVNPSTKITTNQKKAEKSNKLTGVRLPLLRKEASVVNLSLTERTTLGKGVDSPLLRPESSASLEARGSSWLSLGPGVLRKCETAVGLSTSALEGRPINRSRVCSRCSSLLSLASSSRYSLAAGNFVPAGSQQVLGCLFCKLCLVEISLSKTFKIEGCGCSYCKDCMKAYVEFEIEEGAYEISCPDAQCDHGAILSVKEIASLVSAELMEKHHKFRLNRDVSMDKARAWCPRAGCETICSINAPGSNGTAVGPVHCPNCSIDFCSICRESWHNGPCSDLSLGIPFDGDHIKCCPMCSVPIEKDEGCAQMMCKRCKHVFCWYCLASLDDDFLLRHYDKGPCKNKLGHSRASVIWHRTQVIGIFAGFGLLLLLASPLLLLAAPCIVCCKCRVCGSSRLEQEEGDTAT, via the exons ATGTGTATAGCAAGCACGAAACATGAACCG GGGATGCCCAGCCTACATTCGCTCGTCGTTCGACGAGCTCCGCTAATGGATATGGGTACTGCTACCAGCTCTGTGACATCTGTAAACCCTTCTACCAAAATTACTACCAATCAGAAAAAGGCTGAAAAGTCCAATAAACTCACCGGAGTCAGATTACCTTTATTACGCAAAGAAGCAAGTGTCGTCAATCTTTCCCTGACAGAAAGGACAACATTGGGAAAAGGGGTAGATTCACCTTTACTTAGACCTGAGAGCAGTGCAAGTTTGGAAGCTCGTGGTAGTAGCTGGTTGAGCTTGGGTCCAGGTGTATTGAGGAAATGCGAAACTGCAGTAGGTTTGAGCACTTCTGCTTTGGAGGGCAGACCTATAAATCGCAGTCGAGTATGTTCTCGTTGCTCCAGTTTGTTGTCGCTGGCTTCCAGTTCACGTTATAGTTTGGCTGCAGGCAATTTTGTTCCGGCAGGCTCTCAGCAAGTGCTTGGATGTCTTTTTTGTAAATTATGTCTTGTTGAAATTTCTCTTTCTAAAACATTTAAGATAGAAGGCTGTGGTTGTTCCTATTGTAAAGAT TGTATGAAAGCATATGTTGAGTTTGAAATTGAAGAAGGTGCATATGAAATTAGTTGTCCCGATGCGCAATGCGACCATGGAGCAATACTTTCTGTGAAAGAAATAGCAAGCCTCGTTAGTGCCGAACTTATGGAGAAACATCATAAGTTTCGATTGAATAGAG ATGTGTCTATGGATAAAGCACGTGCCTGGTGTCCACGTGCCGGTTGTGAAACAATATGTTCAATAAATGCTCCTGGCTCAAATGGAACTGCTGTTGGGCCTGTTCACTGTCCTAATTGCTCTATAGACTTTTGTTCTATATGTAGAGAGTCTTGGCACAATGGTCCTTGTTCTGATCTTTCATTAGGTATACCATTCGATGGTGACCATATTAAATGCTGTCCCATGTGTTCTGTACCTATTGAAAAGGATGAAGGATGTGCTCAAATGATGTGCAAGAGGTGTAAACATGTTTTTTGCTGGTATTGTTTAGCTTCTTTAGAT GACGACTTTTTATTGCGACATTACGACAAAGGAccatgtaaaaataaattgggTCATTCGCGTGCGTCGGTCATTTGGCACAGAACACAAGTCATTGGAATTTTTGCTGGATTTGGGTTACTCTTGCTTCTTGCATCGCCCTTACTTTTATTGGCTGCGCCTTGTATTGTCTGTTGTAAATGTCGTGTTTGTGGTTCTTCTAGACTTGAACAGGAAGAAGGTGATACTGCAACATAG
- the LOC143365503 gene encoding putative E3 ubiquitin-protein ligase RNF144A isoform X2 encodes MPSLHSLVVRRAPLMDMGTATSSVTSVNPSTKITTNQKKAEKSNKLTGVRLPLLRKEASVVNLSLTERTTLGKGVDSPLLRPESSASLEARGSSWLSLGPGVLRKCETAVGLSTSALEGRPINRSRVCSRCSSLLSLASSSRYSLAAGNFVPAGSQQVLGCLFCKLCLVEISLSKTFKIEGCGCSYCKDCMKAYVEFEIEEGAYEISCPDAQCDHGAILSVKEIASLVSAELMEKHHKFRLNRDVSMDKARAWCPRAGCETICSINAPGSNGTAVGPVHCPNCSIDFCSICRESWHNGPCSDLSLGIPFDGDHIKCCPMCSVPIEKDEGCAQMMCKRCKHVFCWYCLASLDDDFLLRHYDKGPCKNKLGHSRASVIWHRTQVIGIFAGFGLLLLLASPLLLLAAPCIVCCKCRVCGSSRLEQEEGDTAT; translated from the exons ATGCCCAGCCTACATTCGCTCGTCGTTCGACGAGCTCCGCTAATGGATATGGGTACTGCTACCAGCTCTGTGACATCTGTAAACCCTTCTACCAAAATTACTACCAATCAGAAAAAGGCTGAAAAGTCCAATAAACTCACCGGAGTCAGATTACCTTTATTACGCAAAGAAGCAAGTGTCGTCAATCTTTCCCTGACAGAAAGGACAACATTGGGAAAAGGGGTAGATTCACCTTTACTTAGACCTGAGAGCAGTGCAAGTTTGGAAGCTCGTGGTAGTAGCTGGTTGAGCTTGGGTCCAGGTGTATTGAGGAAATGCGAAACTGCAGTAGGTTTGAGCACTTCTGCTTTGGAGGGCAGACCTATAAATCGCAGTCGAGTATGTTCTCGTTGCTCCAGTTTGTTGTCGCTGGCTTCCAGTTCACGTTATAGTTTGGCTGCAGGCAATTTTGTTCCGGCAGGCTCTCAGCAAGTGCTTGGATGTCTTTTTTGTAAATTATGTCTTGTTGAAATTTCTCTTTCTAAAACATTTAAGATAGAAGGCTGTGGTTGTTCCTATTGTAAAGAT TGTATGAAAGCATATGTTGAGTTTGAAATTGAAGAAGGTGCATATGAAATTAGTTGTCCCGATGCGCAATGCGACCATGGAGCAATACTTTCTGTGAAAGAAATAGCAAGCCTCGTTAGTGCCGAACTTATGGAGAAACATCATAAGTTTCGATTGAATAGAG ATGTGTCTATGGATAAAGCACGTGCCTGGTGTCCACGTGCCGGTTGTGAAACAATATGTTCAATAAATGCTCCTGGCTCAAATGGAACTGCTGTTGGGCCTGTTCACTGTCCTAATTGCTCTATAGACTTTTGTTCTATATGTAGAGAGTCTTGGCACAATGGTCCTTGTTCTGATCTTTCATTAGGTATACCATTCGATGGTGACCATATTAAATGCTGTCCCATGTGTTCTGTACCTATTGAAAAGGATGAAGGATGTGCTCAAATGATGTGCAAGAGGTGTAAACATGTTTTTTGCTGGTATTGTTTAGCTTCTTTAGAT GACGACTTTTTATTGCGACATTACGACAAAGGAccatgtaaaaataaattgggTCATTCGCGTGCGTCGGTCATTTGGCACAGAACACAAGTCATTGGAATTTTTGCTGGATTTGGGTTACTCTTGCTTCTTGCATCGCCCTTACTTTTATTGGCTGCGCCTTGTATTGTCTGTTGTAAATGTCGTGTTTGTGGTTCTTCTAGACTTGAACAGGAAGAAGGTGATACTGCAACATAG